Within Pseudomonas tructae, the genomic segment TGTTTCCAGGAGTCGGCAGCGCTTTCTTCGATCGCCTGCTGAATCGCCCGGCGACGACGCTCTTCGGCCTGACGGCTGAAGTACCAGACCATGAAGGTCACCAGCGACACGCTGAGCAGGATCAAACTGGCCACCGCGTTGATTTCCGGCTTCACACCCAGACGCACGGCAGAGAAGACTTCCATCGGCAGCGTGGTCGAGCCCGGACCGGAAACGAAGCTGGCCAGCACCAGGTCATCCAGCGACAAGGCAAAGGACATCATCCCGCCCGCCGCCAGGGACGGTGCGATCATCGGAATGGTGATCAGGAAGAACACCTTCCATGGCCGTGCACCGAGGTCCATGGCCGCTTCTTCGATCGACAGGTCCAGCTCACGCAAGCGCGCCGATACCACCACCGCCACATAGGCTGCGCAGAAGGTGGTGTGGGCGATCCAGATGGTGACGATACCGCGCTCCTGCGGCCAGCCGATCATCTGCGCCATGGCCACGAACAGCAGCAACAGCGACAGGCCGGTGATCACCTCGGGCATGACCAATGGCGCGGTGACCAGGCCACCGAACAAGGTACGGCCCTTGAAGCGGGTGACCCGGGTCAGCACGAAGGCGGCCAGGGTACCCAGCGCCACTGCGGCGATCGCCGTGTAGCAGGCGATCTCCAGCGAACGCATCACCGAGCCCATCAGTTGGGTGTTGTCGAGCAGGCCGACGTACCACTTCACCGACCAGCCGCCCCACACCGTCACAAGCTTGGAGGCGTTGAACGAGTAGATCACCAGGATCAGCATGGGCAGGTAGATGAACAGCAGGCCCAGGACCAACATCAATTTGGAGAAACTGAAACGCTTCATGCCCTGCCCTCCATCTCTTTGGCCTGACTACGGTTGAACAGCAGGATCGGTACGATCAGGATCGCCAGCATCACCACCGCCAGGGCAGAGGCCACCGGCCAGTCACGGTTGTTGAAGAACTCTTGCCAGAGCACTTTACCGATCATCAGGGTTTCCGGGCCGCCGAGCAGTTCAGGAATGACGAACTCACCCACCACCGGAATGAACACCAGCATGCAGCCGGCGATGATGCCGTTCTTCGACAGCGGCACGGTGATTTTCCAGAAGCTGTTGAAGGTGCTCGAACCCAGGTCCGAAGCCGCCTCGAGCAAGCTCTGGTCATGCTTCACCAGGTTGGCGTAGAGCGGCAGGATCATGAACGGCAGGTACGAATAGACCACGCCGATATACACCGCAAGGTTGGTGTTGAGGATCTGCAAGGGCTGATCGATCAGGCCCAGCCACATCAGGAAGGCATTGAGCAGACCGTTGTTGCTGAGGATGCCCATCCAGGCATACACACGGATCAGGATCGCCGTCCAGGTCGGCATCATGATCAGCAGCAACAGCACGGTCTGGGACTCCTTGCGCGCATTGGCAATGGCGTAGGCCATCGGATAGCCGATCAGCAGGCACAGCAGCGTGCTGAAGAAGGCCATCTTCAACGAGCCCAGGTATGCCGAGATGTACAGCTCGTCCTCGGTCAACAGGCCATAGTTGGCCAGGTTGAGTACCACTTGCAGCTTGTCTTCGACGTAGCTGTAGATCTCGGTATACGGCGGAATCGCCACGTCGGCTTCAGCGAAGCTGATCTTCAGGACAATGAAGAACGGCAGCATGAAGAACAGGAACAGCCAGATGAACGGCACGCCGATCACCAGATGGCGCCCCTCGGGCTTTATTCGGTTGAACGCTCGCTTGAGCTTGCGCGCGTTCATGAGCGCAGTACCACGCCGCTGTCATCCTCCCACCAGACATAAACCTGGTCGCCCCAGGTCGGCCGGGTGCCCTGGCGCTCGGCGTTGGCGACGAACGACTGGACGATCTTGCCGCCAGGCAGTTCGACGTAGAACACCGAATGGCCGCCCAGATAGGCAATGTCGTGCACCTTGCCGCACGACCAGTTGTGCTCGCAAGTCGGCTGCTCGGTGGTCACCAGCAGTTTTTCCGGACGCAGGGCGTAGGTGATGCGCTTGTCTTCCACCGAGGTGGTGACACCGTGGCCGACGTAGATGCGCCGCTCAAGCTCGGGGCTGGAAATCACCGCGTGGCCTTCGGCATCGTCGACCACTTCGCCTTCGAACAGGTTGACGTTACCGATGAACTCGCAGACCAGGCGGCTGGTCGGGGTTTCATAGATGTCGATCGGGCTGCCGATCTGGGCGATCCAGCCCAGGTGCATGATGGCGATGCGCTGGGCCATGGTCATGGCCTCTTCCTGGTCGTGGGTCACCATCACGCAGGTCACACCGACCCGCTCGATGATCTCCACCAGCTCCAGTTGCATCTGCGAACGCAGCTTCTTGTCCAGCGCGCCCATCGGCTCATCGAGCAGCAGCAGTTTGGGCCGCTTGGCCAGCGAACGGGCCAGGGCCACACGCTGACGCTGACCACCGGAGAGCTGGTGCGGCTTGCGCTTGGCGTACTGGGTCATGTGCACCAGTTTGAGCATCTCGGCCACGCGGGCGTCGATCTCGGACTTGGGCATGCGGTCCTGCTGCAGGCCGAAGGCGATATTCTGGGCCACGGTCATGTGCGGGAACAGCGCGTACGACTGGAACATCATGTTGATCGGCCGCTCGTAGGGCGGCATATCGGTGATGTCCACACCATCGAGGAAGATGCGCCCCTCGGTTGGGCGCTCGAAACCGGCGAGCATGCGCAGCAAGGTGGATTTACCCGAACCCGAGCCACCTAGCAGGGCGAAGATCTCGCCCTTCTTGATTTCCAGGGACACATCGTCCACGGCGACCGTTTCGTCGAACTTTTTCGTGACCCGGTCGATTTTGACCAGCACCTGTTTAGGTTGCTGGTCGCCCTCGAGGGCTTTCTTATAGGCACCGGAGGCAACTGCCATTTGTGAAACTCCCAACAAGATTTTTTGCGCCCGCCCCTGCCGTGACGGACCCTGGATTTTTACTTGCCCGACTTGACCTTGGTCCAGCTACGGGTCATCAACCGTTGCACCTTGGGAGGTAGCTCGGAGTTGACGTACAACTTGTCCAGCACTTCTTGCGGTGGGTAAACCGCTGCGTCGGTTCGCACGCTCTGGTCCATCAGATCGCCAGCCTTGGGGTTCGGGTTGGCATAACCGACGTAATCACTGACCTGGGCAATCACCTCAGGCTTCAGCAAATAGTTGATGAAGGCGTGAGCCTCTTTGACATTCTTGGAGTCCTTGGGGATCGCCAGCATGTCGAACCAGAGGTTGCCGCCCTCCTTGGGAATCGCATAGGCCACCTTGACGCCCTTGCCGGCTTCTTCAGCGCGGGACTTGGCCTGGAACACATCGCCGGAGAAACCGGCGGCCACGCAGATGTCGCCGTTGGCCAGGTCCGAAATGTATTTGGATGAGTGGAAATAGGTCACGTAAGGACGCACAGCCAGGAGTTTCTTCTCGGCGTCGGCGTAGTCCTTGGGGTTGGTGCTGTTGGGGTCGCGCCCCATGTAGTTGAGCACCGCCGGAAGCATCTCGTCGGCCGAGTCGAGGAAAGCGACTCCGCACTTGGAGAGCTTCTTGATGTTTTCCGGCTCGAACAGCATGGCCCAGGAATCGATCTTGTCGGTACCCAGCGCCGTCTTGACCTTCTCGACGTTGTAGCCGATGCCATTGGTGCCCCACAGGTAGGGGACGGCGTACTGGTTGCCCGGATCGTTCTTGTCCAGGCGCTTCATCAGCGCCGGGTCCAGGTTCGCATAGTTGGGCAGCAGCGCCTTGTCGAGCTTCTGGAACGCGCCCGCCTTGATCTGCTTGCCGAGGAAATGGTTGGACGGCACGACCACGTCATACCCGGTACGACCGGCCAGCAGCTTGCCTTCCAGGGTTTCGTTGGAATCGAAGACATCCTGCACCGGCTTGATGCCTGTGGCTTTTTCGAAGTCCGCGAGGGTGGTCTGACCGATGTAGTCGGACCAGTTATAAATGTGCACCGTGGGCGCCGCTTGGACGCTGATCGCCAGCGTCAGACCCGCTCCAGCCAGCATGGCCTTGCGAAATACAGAAATAGACAAGTGGGAGGTCCTCACAAATGTGCCCGTAGCAAACGACAGAAATACCTGTCGGATAAGCAAACCGGCGCGCAACTTACCTTCGATGCACTCGTGCCGCAAAAAAAATTTGTGCTTTCTTGCTCCCTGGGCAGGATTTACACCTCACCCAGGGAGGTAATCAGGTTTACTTGCCCGACTTGATCTTGGTCCAGCTGCGCGTGATGTCGCGCTGGGCCGCCTTCTCTGGAGCTTTGATGGCGTAAAGCTTTGCTTTCACTTCATCGGATGGATAGATGCTCGGGTCGCTAGTAATATCCTTGTCCACAAACTCGGTGGCCGCCTTATTACCGTTCGGGAAACGTACGGCGTTGGTGATCGCGGCCATCACTTTGGGTTGCAGCAGGTAGTCCATGAACTTGTAGGCCGCTTCGACGTTCTCGGCGTCCTTAGGAATGGCGACCATGTCGTAGAAGGTACCCGCACCTTCCTTCGGAATGATGTAGTTCAGCTTGACCTTGTCGCCAGCCTCATGAGCACGGGCCTTGGACTGCTCCAGGTCACCCGAGTAACCCACTGCCACACAGATGTTGCCGTTGGCCAGATCCGAGATGTACTTGGAGGAATGGAAGTAGGTGACCGACGGACGGATGCTCAGGAACAAGTCTTCGGCCTTCTTCAAGTCTTCCTTCTTGGTGCTGTCGCTCGGCAAGCCCAGGTAGTGCAGCGCCGCCGGGAGCATTTCGGTCGGGGCATCGAGGAAGCTCACGCCGCAGCTTTTGAGCTTGGCGATGTTCTCAGGTTTGAACACCGCGTCCCACGAGTCGATTTTGTCCACTCCCAGCGCGGCTTTGACCTTTTCCGGGTTGTAACCAATGCCGATCGAGCCCCACATGTAGGGGAAGGCGAACTTGTTGCCTGGATCGCTGGCATCGCCAACAGCCTTGAGCAGTGCCGGGTCAAGGTTCTTCCAGTTAGGCAGCTTGGAGCGGTCCAGTTCCTGGTAGACGCCGGCCTTGATCTGCTTGGCCAGGAAGTTGTTCGACGGCACGACCACGTCGTAGCCGGACTTGCCTGCCAGCAACTTGGCCTCGAGGGTTTCGTTGCTGTCGAAGACGTCGTAGACGACCTTGATGCCGGTCTCTTTTTCAAAGTTGGCTACGGTGTCTGGTGCGATGTAGTCGGACCAGTTATAGACGTGCAGCACTTTGTCATCCGCGTGAACAGCACTGGCCATGGCGCCCATCAGGGACATAGCCAACAACGTCTTGCCCAATTTCTTCATGCGTAATGCTCCAGAATTTTTTATTTAGCCATCTGTTCAGCGGCCGGCTTATTCGGCGCAAGCTCCGAGCGACTGAAACAGCCGCTAGTCTGGCAAGTTACAAGGCGCTCTTTCAACCAAAGAGGCACCTTGAGACTCATTGATGCCATTACGCTAGCCTAGCACCTGGCTAGTTCAGTGCTTCGAGCGTCAAGTCCAGGCATTTGCGCGCCTTTTCCACCAGCTCGTCGATCTCTGCGTGGCTGATCACCAGCGGCGGGGCGATGATCATGGTGTCGCCGACGGCGCGCATGATCAGACCGTTGTCGAAGCAGTGCTGGCGGCAGATCATGCCGGCGCCCTGGCCTTCGTAACGGGCACGGGTAGCCTTGTCCTTGACCAGCTCGATGGCGCCGAGCATACCCAGGCCGCGGACTTCACCCACCAGCGGGTGATCACCCAGCTCACGCAGACGCTTTTGCAAATACGGTGCCGTTTCTGCGTGAACACGCTCGATGATCTTCTCGTCGCGCAGGATCCGCAGGTTTTCCAGGCCCACCGCCGCCGCCACCGGGTGACCGGAGTAGGTGAAGCCGTGGTTGAAGTCGCCGCCTTCGCCGAGCACCTTGGCCACTTCGTCACGTACGATTACACCGCCCATGGGGATGTAACCGGAAGTCAGGCCCTTGGCGATGGTCATCAGGTCGGGCTTGAGGTCATAGTAATCGGAACCGAACCACTCACCGGTACGACCGAAGCCACAGATCACTTCGTCGGCAATGAACAGGATCTCGTACTTGGCGAGGATTTCCTTGACCTTCGGCCAGTAGCTGTCTGGCGGAATAATTACCCCGCCTGCGCCCTGGATCGGCTCGGCGATAAAGGCGGCGACCTTGTCTTCGCCGACTTCGAGAATTTTCTTTTCCAACTGCTCGGCGGCCCAGATGCCGAACGCGTCCGGGGTCATGTCGCCACCCTCGCCGAACCAGTACGGCTGCGGGATATGCTCGATGCCTGGCAGCGTCCCGGCTTGATCATGCATGCCTTTCATGCCACCCAGGGCCGCGCCGGCCACGGTGGACCCGTGATAACCGTTGATGCGGCCGATGATCACCTGCTTCTGCGGCTTGCCCTTGAGCGCCCAGTAATGGCGGACCATACGCAGGTTGGTGTCGTTGCCTTCAGAACCGGAACCGGTGAAAAACACATGGGTCATGCCTTTGGGCGCCACGGCGGAAACGGCCTTGGCCAGCTCCAGTGCCGGTGGGTGAGCGGTCTGGAAGAACAGGTTGTAGTACGGCAGCTCGCGCATCTGTTCGGCAGCCGCCTTAACCAGCTCTTCCCGGCCGTAACCGACCGCCACGCACCACAGGCCCGCCATGCCGTCGAGGATCTTGTTGCCCTCGCTGTCCCACAGGTGCACGCCCTCGGCTTTGGTGATGATCCGCGGCCCCTTCTCTTTCAGCTGTTTATAGTCACTGAAAGGTGCCAGGTGGTGCTCACTGCTAAGGGTTTGCCACTCACGGGTTTGCGGGTTGTTGACGCTCATGTGCTTCTCCGTTTGTTGACGGCCGCGGTCCTGCGGCTCCGGGTTAGTCAGACCGCAAACAGCAGGAACTCACGTTCCCAGGAGCTGATTACGCGTTTGAAGTTTTCATGCTCGGCGCGTTTGGTGGCGACGTAGCCTGCAATGAATTTCTTGCCCAGGTAGGGTTCCAGTGCCTTGCAGTTCTCCATGCGCTCCAGGGCGTCCTCGATGGTCAGCGGCAGGCGCAGGTTGCGCCGCTCGTAACCACGGCCCTGGACCGGCGCGCTTGGCTTGAGGCCTTCGACCATGCCGATAAAACCGCACAGCAGGCTGGCGGCGATCGCCAGGTACGGGTTGGCGTCGGCGCCTGGCAAGCGGTTCTCGACCCGGCGGTTCTGCGGGCCGGCATCCGGTACACGCAGGCCGACGGTACGGTTCTCTTCGCCCCACTCGACGTTCACCGGCGCCGAAGTGTCGGGCAGGAAGCGGCGGAACGAGTTGACGTTCGGCGCGAACAGCGGCAGCACCACCGGGATGAACTTCTGCAGACCACCGATGTGATTAAGGAACAGTTCGCTCATACGCCCATCTTCATCAGAGAAGATGTTCTTACCGGTATGCACGTCGATGACGCTCTGGTGCAAGTGCATGGCACTGCCCGGCTCGCCGGTCATCGGCTTGGCCATGAAGGTGGCGGCGACGTTGTGTTTGAGCGCAGCCTCGCGCATGGTGCGTTTGAACACCAGGATCTGATCGGCCAGCGCCAGGGCATTGCCGTGACGGAAGTTGATTTCCATCTGCGCCGTGCCGTCTTCGTGGATCAGCGTGTCGAGGTCCAGGTTCTGCAGCTCGCACCAGTCGTAGACGTCCTCGAACAGCGGGTCGAATTCGTTGGCGGCTTCAATAGAGAACGACTGGCGGCCGGTTTCCGGGCGCCCGGAGCGGCCGATCGGCGGCTGCAGGGGGAAGTCCGGGTCTTCGCAGCGCTTGGTCAGGTAAAACTCCATCTCAGGCGCCACGATCGGCTGCCAGCCCTTGTCGGCGTAGAGTTTCAGAACCTTCTTGAGCACGTTGCGCGGCGACAGCTCGACCGGATTGCCCTGCTTGTCGTAGGTGTCGTGGATCACCTGGGCGGTCGGCTCGACGGCCCAGGGCACGAGAAACACCGCGTTCTCGTCGGGGCGGCAGATCATGTCGATGTCAGCCGGGTCGAGCAGCTCATAATAGATGTCGTCATCGACATAGTCGCCGGTCACGGTCTGCAGCAGCACGCTCTCGGGCAGACGCATGCCTTTTTCGGCGATGAACTTGTTGGTCGGCGAAATCTTGCCACGGGTGATACCGGTGAGGTCGCTGATCAGACACTCGACTTCGGTGATCTTGTGTTCTTTCAACCAATCGGTGAGCTGGTCGAGGTTGCTACTCATAAATACCTCAGGAGGTAAATGTCTGGACAGACGTCAGGACGACACCCGGAGTGGGCCGTCCCAGACATTCTGGATGCCCCACCAAGCGAAAGCAAAAGTCAGGCGCAGGGAGAGCGCAACGGGCAATTCCCGCAAGGCTGACGAGCCCGCTATAGTGATGGCAGAGGTGATTCGAAGAGGCGTCGGCAGCAGGCAGGACGCCCGGGCCGTCAATTATTTCAGCCGGGGCGCAAGGTGCTGGCGCATGGCGCAAGCCACCCGCGAGGAACGCGTGCAAACCGTTCAGTGAACGGCGGGCGATGATGCCGGTTGTCGGCAGGCGTGACATGTAACCCCCGGTATTATTGGTGTTAT encodes:
- the potA gene encoding polyamine ABC transporter ATP-binding protein, whose protein sequence is MAVASGAYKKALEGDQQPKQVLVKIDRVTKKFDETVAVDDVSLEIKKGEIFALLGGSGSGKSTLLRMLAGFERPTEGRIFLDGVDITDMPPYERPINMMFQSYALFPHMTVAQNIAFGLQQDRMPKSEIDARVAEMLKLVHMTQYAKRKPHQLSGGQRQRVALARSLAKRPKLLLLDEPMGALDKKLRSQMQLELVEIIERVGVTCVMVTHDQEEAMTMAQRIAIMHLGWIAQIGSPIDIYETPTSRLVCEFIGNVNLFEGEVVDDAEGHAVISSPELERRIYVGHGVTTSVEDKRITYALRPEKLLVTTEQPTCEHNWSCGKVHDIAYLGGHSVFYVELPGGKIVQSFVANAERQGTRPTWGDQVYVWWEDDSGVVLRS
- a CDS encoding ABC transporter permease subunit, encoding MKRFSFSKLMLVLGLLFIYLPMLILVIYSFNASKLVTVWGGWSVKWYVGLLDNTQLMGSVMRSLEIACYTAIAAVALGTLAAFVLTRVTRFKGRTLFGGLVTAPLVMPEVITGLSLLLLFVAMAQMIGWPQERGIVTIWIAHTTFCAAYVAVVVSARLRELDLSIEEAAMDLGARPWKVFFLITIPMIAPSLAAGGMMSFALSLDDLVLASFVSGPGSTTLPMEVFSAVRLGVKPEINAVASLILLSVSLVTFMVWYFSRQAEERRRRAIQQAIEESAADSWKQPDVRRAPTPVSA
- a CDS encoding polyamine ABC transporter substrate-binding protein; translation: MSISVFRKAMLAGAGLTLAISVQAAPTVHIYNWSDYIGQTTLADFEKATGIKPVQDVFDSNETLEGKLLAGRTGYDVVVPSNHFLGKQIKAGAFQKLDKALLPNYANLDPALMKRLDKNDPGNQYAVPYLWGTNGIGYNVEKVKTALGTDKIDSWAMLFEPENIKKLSKCGVAFLDSADEMLPAVLNYMGRDPNSTNPKDYADAEKKLLAVRPYVTYFHSSKYISDLANGDICVAAGFSGDVFQAKSRAEEAGKGVKVAYAIPKEGGNLWFDMLAIPKDSKNVKEAHAFINYLLKPEVIAQVSDYVGYANPNPKAGDLMDQSVRTDAAVYPPQEVLDKLYVNSELPPKVQRLMTRSWTKVKSGK
- a CDS encoding aspartate aminotransferase family protein — encoded protein: MSVNNPQTREWQTLSSEHHLAPFSDYKQLKEKGPRIITKAEGVHLWDSEGNKILDGMAGLWCVAVGYGREELVKAAAEQMRELPYYNLFFQTAHPPALELAKAVSAVAPKGMTHVFFTGSGSEGNDTNLRMVRHYWALKGKPQKQVIIGRINGYHGSTVAGAALGGMKGMHDQAGTLPGIEHIPQPYWFGEGGDMTPDAFGIWAAEQLEKKILEVGEDKVAAFIAEPIQGAGGVIIPPDSYWPKVKEILAKYEILFIADEVICGFGRTGEWFGSDYYDLKPDLMTIAKGLTSGYIPMGGVIVRDEVAKVLGEGGDFNHGFTYSGHPVAAAVGLENLRILRDEKIIERVHAETAPYLQKRLRELGDHPLVGEVRGLGMLGAIELVKDKATRARYEGQGAGMICRQHCFDNGLIMRAVGDTMIIAPPLVISHAEIDELVEKARKCLDLTLEALN
- a CDS encoding ABC transporter permease subunit, giving the protein MNARKLKRAFNRIKPEGRHLVIGVPFIWLFLFFMLPFFIVLKISFAEADVAIPPYTEIYSYVEDKLQVVLNLANYGLLTEDELYISAYLGSLKMAFFSTLLCLLIGYPMAYAIANARKESQTVLLLLIMMPTWTAILIRVYAWMGILSNNGLLNAFLMWLGLIDQPLQILNTNLAVYIGVVYSYLPFMILPLYANLVKHDQSLLEAASDLGSSTFNSFWKITVPLSKNGIIAGCMLVFIPVVGEFVIPELLGGPETLMIGKVLWQEFFNNRDWPVASALAVVMLAILIVPILLFNRSQAKEMEGRA
- a CDS encoding polyamine ABC transporter substrate-binding protein — protein: MKKLGKTLLAMSLMGAMASAVHADDKVLHVYNWSDYIAPDTVANFEKETGIKVVYDVFDSNETLEAKLLAGKSGYDVVVPSNNFLAKQIKAGVYQELDRSKLPNWKNLDPALLKAVGDASDPGNKFAFPYMWGSIGIGYNPEKVKAALGVDKIDSWDAVFKPENIAKLKSCGVSFLDAPTEMLPAALHYLGLPSDSTKKEDLKKAEDLFLSIRPSVTYFHSSKYISDLANGNICVAVGYSGDLEQSKARAHEAGDKVKLNYIIPKEGAGTFYDMVAIPKDAENVEAAYKFMDYLLQPKVMAAITNAVRFPNGNKAATEFVDKDITSDPSIYPSDEVKAKLYAIKAPEKAAQRDITRSWTKIKSGK
- a CDS encoding glutamine synthetase family protein translates to MSSNLDQLTDWLKEHKITEVECLISDLTGITRGKISPTNKFIAEKGMRLPESVLLQTVTGDYVDDDIYYELLDPADIDMICRPDENAVFLVPWAVEPTAQVIHDTYDKQGNPVELSPRNVLKKVLKLYADKGWQPIVAPEMEFYLTKRCEDPDFPLQPPIGRSGRPETGRQSFSIEAANEFDPLFEDVYDWCELQNLDLDTLIHEDGTAQMEINFRHGNALALADQILVFKRTMREAALKHNVAATFMAKPMTGEPGSAMHLHQSVIDVHTGKNIFSDEDGRMSELFLNHIGGLQKFIPVVLPLFAPNVNSFRRFLPDTSAPVNVEWGEENRTVGLRVPDAGPQNRRVENRLPGADANPYLAIAASLLCGFIGMVEGLKPSAPVQGRGYERRNLRLPLTIEDALERMENCKALEPYLGKKFIAGYVATKRAEHENFKRVISSWEREFLLFAV